A portion of the Halobacillus ihumii genome contains these proteins:
- the rfbB gene encoding dTDP-glucose 4,6-dehydratase, whose amino-acid sequence MSNKALLVTGGAGFIGSNYITSFLEKYPDRQLVNLDKLTYAGNVDNLSAVNELDRYHFVHGDVADETVVSKLFRDFDIEGIIHFAAESHVDKSIMDSNPFILTNVLGTGVLLEAARKDWDAKGVLKERRFHHISTDEVYGSLEAEGKFTEQTPYNPRNPYSATKAAANMLVKSYYTTYGMNVVLSSSSNNYGPRQHDEKLIPTIIRKALELEPIPIYGDGMNVRDWLYVGDHCQAIDRIFHDGKAGESYNVGGGNERTNLELTHYICDQLDKVKPHLLAEKNLQSFRELITFVDDRPGHDRRYAVDDAKIRCELGWSPQVSYLDGLKNTVEWYVTKWEEVLQ is encoded by the coding sequence ATGAGTAATAAAGCACTTTTAGTGACAGGGGGAGCAGGGTTTATCGGCTCCAACTACATCACATCCTTTTTGGAAAAATATCCAGACCGGCAGCTCGTTAACCTCGACAAGCTTACCTATGCCGGCAACGTGGACAATCTGTCAGCTGTGAATGAACTGGATCGTTACCATTTTGTTCACGGAGATGTGGCAGATGAAACGGTCGTAAGCAAGTTATTCAGAGATTTTGACATTGAAGGCATCATTCACTTTGCCGCTGAATCTCACGTCGATAAATCGATCATGGATTCAAACCCTTTCATTTTGACAAATGTGCTGGGTACTGGAGTCCTGCTGGAAGCGGCTCGTAAGGATTGGGATGCAAAAGGGGTGCTGAAGGAAAGAAGATTCCACCATATTTCGACGGATGAAGTGTATGGATCATTAGAAGCAGAGGGGAAATTCACTGAACAGACCCCTTATAATCCCCGTAATCCGTATAGTGCCACGAAAGCGGCGGCCAATATGCTCGTAAAAAGCTATTACACGACCTACGGCATGAATGTGGTGCTTTCAAGCAGTTCGAATAATTACGGTCCGCGGCAGCATGATGAAAAACTGATCCCGACGATTATTCGCAAAGCCCTAGAGCTTGAGCCAATCCCTATCTATGGCGACGGCATGAACGTCAGGGACTGGTTGTATGTGGGTGATCACTGTCAGGCTATTGATCGGATTTTTCATGATGGCAAAGCCGGAGAAAGTTACAATGTGGGCGGTGGGAATGAACGAACAAACTTAGAGCTGACTCATTATATTTGTGATCAGTTAGACAAAGTGAAGCCACACCTTTTAGCGGAGAAAAATCTCCAGAGCTTTCGTGAATTGATCACCTTTGTAGACGATCGCCCGGGACATGACAGGAGATACGCTGTTGATGATGCTAAAATCAGGTGTGAACTAGGCTGGTCGCCTCAGGTCAGTTATCTCGATGGTTTGAAAAATACAGTCGAGTGGTATGTAACGAAATGGGAGGAAGTCTTGCAATGA
- a CDS encoding glycosyltransferase family 2 protein — protein MISVVVPIYGCDGCMHELCTRIQQTMAHMSMNYEILLINDASPDQSWGTIQQLSESNPHIRGFDLSRNFGQHRAITAGLDLTRGDYVVVMDCDLQDQPEEIEKLYKKALEGYEVVFATRVVRQDGFFKRLSSKLFYKVYDYLTDRSSDYTIANFSICSRNVIDSYRRMREQNRFFPLFIKWMGFKTTSIPVEHSKRSEGKSSYNLKKMVTLATDVIISQSNKPLRLSIQFGFLISLGSFLYGMYLIFKYFFLAQPVPGWTSVMVSLYFIGGLIFFNFGVLGLYLGKVFNETKGRPLYIIRDVTNEQERDEVTG, from the coding sequence ATGATCTCAGTTGTCGTTCCTATTTATGGGTGTGATGGATGTATGCACGAACTGTGCACACGCATCCAGCAAACGATGGCCCATATGTCTATGAACTATGAAATCCTGCTTATTAATGATGCCAGTCCAGATCAGTCCTGGGGAACGATACAGCAGCTAAGTGAATCAAACCCTCATATAAGAGGGTTTGATTTGTCGAGGAATTTTGGTCAGCACCGAGCGATTACAGCTGGTCTTGACCTTACGCGAGGAGATTACGTTGTCGTGATGGACTGCGATTTGCAGGACCAGCCGGAAGAAATCGAGAAATTGTATAAAAAGGCATTAGAAGGTTATGAAGTAGTCTTTGCCACACGAGTTGTCAGGCAGGATGGATTCTTCAAACGCTTATCTTCTAAACTCTTTTATAAAGTCTATGATTACCTGACAGACCGCTCCTCTGACTATACAATTGCTAACTTTAGCATTTGTTCACGAAATGTGATTGATAGTTACCGGAGAATGCGGGAACAGAATCGATTCTTCCCGCTGTTTATTAAATGGATGGGATTTAAAACGACGAGTATCCCTGTCGAGCATAGTAAACGGTCTGAGGGGAAATCTTCGTATAACTTAAAGAAAATGGTGACCTTGGCTACCGATGTAATTATCTCGCAGTCGAACAAACCATTGAGATTGTCGATTCAATTTGGGTTTCTAATTTCATTAGGATCCTTTTTGTATGGGATGTACTTAATTTTTAAATACTTTTTCTTAGCCCAGCCTGTCCCGGGGTGGACCAGTGTGATGGTGTCCCTCTATTTTATCGGAGGCTTGATATTCTTTAATTTTGGCGTATTAGGGCTGTACCTTGGCAAAGTATTTAACGAAACTAAAGGAAGACCGCTCTATATAATCAGAGATGTAACCAATGAACAGGAACGGGATGAGGTGACAGGATGA
- a CDS encoding N-acetyltransferase produces MTHYLKQTPWDERTLEIPTYELTSAEPEAFEQAEQTEGHFTVKVDPLLDKERLDQYGFYYTDTLITPVCKRDQLRVYEKEGITISSSGDKQTILDIAQQAFVHGRFHRDFQIPNSLADLRYARWLEDLIDQKQVYYLYFQDEIAGFFGFDGNKVLLLGMDQAFTNRGLAKPFTSQACLRLLSLGYEELFTSVSAINMVSLNLFTTIGFKLKGSVDVYHKLNGKLLTD; encoded by the coding sequence ATGACGCACTATTTGAAGCAAACACCATGGGACGAAAGAACGCTCGAGATTCCTACGTATGAGTTAACCTCTGCGGAGCCGGAAGCGTTTGAGCAAGCGGAGCAGACAGAGGGCCATTTTACGGTAAAAGTTGACCCGTTACTGGATAAAGAAAGGTTGGATCAGTATGGGTTTTATTACACCGACACTTTGATTACCCCGGTTTGTAAACGGGATCAGCTGCGTGTTTATGAAAAAGAGGGCATCACGATTTCGTCGTCGGGTGACAAGCAGACGATTTTGGACATTGCCCAGCAGGCCTTTGTGCATGGCCGCTTTCATAGAGACTTTCAGATTCCTAATTCGCTTGCAGATCTAAGGTATGCCCGCTGGCTTGAGGATCTGATTGATCAAAAACAAGTATATTACCTTTACTTTCAGGATGAGATTGCAGGTTTCTTTGGCTTTGACGGAAATAAGGTCCTGCTATTAGGCATGGATCAAGCCTTCACAAACCGCGGGCTGGCCAAACCGTTTACGAGCCAGGCCTGTTTAAGGCTGTTGTCGCTCGGCTATGAGGAGTTATTTACGTCTGTATCAGCTATTAATATGGTTTCTTTAAATCTATTTACCACTATAGGGTTCAAGCTAAAAGGGTCGGTTGATGTTTATCATAAACTGAATGGAAAGCTTTTGACGGACTAA
- a CDS encoding EamA family transporter yields MGYFYILGTIVFTVYGQLMLKWRIEKYGSLPADVKDKILFLLQLLLDPLILSGFLSAFIASIFWMGAMTKFDISYAYPFMSLSFVLVFVLSVLLFQEPVTLYKVIGLGFIVTGIIITSQSV; encoded by the coding sequence ATGGGCTATTTTTATATTTTGGGGACCATTGTATTTACAGTTTATGGCCAGCTTATGCTGAAGTGGAGGATTGAAAAGTACGGAAGTCTTCCGGCAGATGTGAAAGATAAAATCCTGTTTTTACTGCAGCTGCTTCTTGATCCATTGATTTTGTCAGGGTTTCTATCCGCTTTTATCGCTTCGATATTTTGGATGGGGGCTATGACAAAGTTTGATATTAGTTATGCTTACCCATTCATGAGTCTTTCTTTTGTACTTGTATTCGTTCTATCTGTACTTCTGTTCCAGGAACCCGTTACGTTATATAAAGTAATCGGGCTGGGATTTATCGTAACAGGCATCATTATAACGAGCCAATCTGTGTGA
- the rffA gene encoding dTDP-4-amino-4,6-dideoxygalactose transaminase: MIPFNKPCVLGKEKDYIKEAIEHNHKLSGNGPFGESCKSWLEQQLECPKVLLTPSCTASLEMAAILLDIKEGDEVIMPSYTFVSTANAFVLRGARITFVDVDPVTMNIDPELIDQAVTERTKAVVVVHYAGAPCEMEPIMDIADRHHLYVIEDAAQALMSTYKGKPLGTFGHFGTLSFHETKNYTCGEGGALLINDPAYIERAEILQEKGTNRSQFKRGQVDKYTWQDIGSSFLLSELNAAYLYAQLEEAGTILQDRMKTWDYYKQSLEPLVRGNVIETQPVPANGEHNAHMFYLKVRDESERAALIAYLSDQGIMAVPHYEPLHSSKAGAMYGRLTGEDTYTTREGERLLRLPLYFGMKKEVVEHVVHHIENYFHS; encoded by the coding sequence GTGATTCCGTTTAATAAACCATGTGTGTTGGGCAAAGAGAAAGATTATATAAAAGAAGCGATTGAACATAATCATAAACTTTCGGGGAATGGGCCATTCGGAGAATCTTGTAAAAGCTGGCTGGAACAGCAGCTGGAATGCCCGAAAGTCCTGTTAACCCCTTCATGCACAGCTTCTCTTGAAATGGCCGCGATCTTACTTGATATCAAGGAAGGGGACGAGGTGATCATGCCCTCGTACACCTTTGTTTCAACGGCTAATGCATTCGTACTGCGAGGGGCGCGTATTACGTTTGTGGATGTTGATCCAGTGACAATGAATATTGATCCAGAGCTGATTGATCAGGCTGTGACCGAGCGTACAAAAGCTGTGGTCGTCGTTCATTATGCCGGGGCGCCTTGTGAAATGGAACCGATTATGGACATCGCTGATCGGCATCATTTGTATGTTATTGAAGATGCGGCTCAGGCGCTGATGAGCACGTACAAAGGCAAGCCGCTCGGTACATTTGGCCATTTTGGCACATTAAGCTTCCACGAAACGAAAAATTATACGTGCGGGGAAGGCGGAGCCTTGCTCATTAATGATCCGGCCTATATTGAACGGGCAGAGATTCTTCAGGAAAAAGGGACTAACCGCTCCCAGTTCAAGCGAGGTCAGGTGGATAAATACACGTGGCAGGACATTGGTTCTTCTTTTTTGTTGAGTGAATTGAATGCCGCTTATCTCTACGCACAACTAGAGGAAGCGGGAACGATTTTGCAGGACCGTATGAAAACATGGGATTACTATAAACAAAGTCTTGAACCGCTTGTCAGGGGCAACGTGATCGAGACCCAGCCTGTTCCTGCGAATGGGGAACATAATGCTCACATGTTTTACCTGAAGGTGAGGGACGAATCAGAACGTGCTGCTTTGATCGCTTATTTGTCAGACCAAGGCATCATGGCGGTCCCTCATTACGAGCCTTTGCACTCTTCTAAAGCTGGAGCAATGTACGGCAGGCTGACAGGAGAAGATACGTACACGACAAGAGAAGGCGAAAGACTGCTGCGATTACCTTTATATTTTGGTATGAAGAAAGAGGTCGTCGAACATGTTGTCCACCATATCGAGAACTATTTCCATTCATAA
- a CDS encoding DUF6044 family protein, with product MLSTISRTISIHKWAALACLLIIAYLLPYFILGEDTHIRVHDNLDSNIVWYKMLAESGQIFATPSTTLPYAINGLPRSALSSSLDLMVWLYVWFEPFTAYTINQTIMRFVAFFGMYGLLRYFFRSNQRSNLIAAGSALCFAILPFWPSGALSIAGLPIALWAFLKVREHGKHTPVGYWLVIGLLPLHSSLILSFVFFLSLMALLWVIDWIRMKQVNVAFFLALALMSSIYLIKNYLVIISMFFSGGFTSHRAEFDLGHNSFGDTLNLFSENFLTAHTHDMSVHLQVILPAVVLAVFVAFFKKIRFDYLALAMLANFLLSLWYAFWYWEGMRVLKDASMIFNTFNFSRIHFLSPVIWYIAFALALVILLKHVKWGKWIVASLLILQIMVLFPLNEETKYSRIGTPTFEGFYSQELFTEIKQYIGKDPEDYRVVSIAMHPTIAQYNGLYTLDTYNVTYPLSYKHQFRQIIAPELAKNQTLESYFDTWGGRLYMYVAELGKDYMFSKNSDEVIDQLDINTDQLHEMGGDYVLSALPISNHRELGLVFEQSFENASSPWKIYLYRVDV from the coding sequence ATGTTGTCCACCATATCGAGAACTATTTCCATTCATAAATGGGCCGCATTGGCCTGTTTACTTATAATTGCTTATTTATTGCCTTATTTTATCCTTGGTGAAGATACGCATATTCGCGTTCATGATAACTTGGATTCAAACATCGTCTGGTATAAAATGCTGGCGGAAAGCGGACAGATCTTCGCTACGCCTAGTACCACACTGCCCTATGCGATTAACGGACTGCCACGCAGTGCTTTATCTTCAAGCCTTGATTTGATGGTCTGGCTTTACGTCTGGTTTGAACCGTTTACGGCGTATACCATTAACCAGACGATCATGCGATTTGTCGCTTTTTTTGGGATGTATGGATTACTGCGCTACTTCTTTCGATCCAATCAAAGATCGAATCTGATTGCTGCCGGGTCAGCGCTTTGCTTCGCTATCCTGCCCTTCTGGCCATCAGGAGCCCTGTCAATCGCCGGGCTGCCTATAGCGCTATGGGCTTTTCTCAAGGTTCGAGAACATGGTAAGCATACACCTGTTGGATACTGGCTGGTCATTGGCCTGCTGCCTCTTCATTCCAGTCTCATCTTATCGTTTGTGTTCTTTCTATCGTTAATGGCACTGCTGTGGGTCATTGATTGGATTCGAATGAAGCAGGTCAATGTGGCTTTTTTTCTGGCTCTTGCTCTCATGAGCTCGATTTATTTGATCAAAAACTATCTTGTCATCATCTCGATGTTCTTTTCAGGAGGATTTACATCCCATCGAGCTGAGTTTGATCTTGGTCACAATAGTTTCGGGGATACGCTGAACCTGTTCAGTGAAAATTTTCTAACCGCCCACACCCATGATATGAGCGTTCATCTCCAGGTGATTTTGCCGGCGGTCGTGTTAGCTGTTTTCGTGGCCTTTTTCAAAAAGATACGGTTTGATTACCTGGCGCTCGCGATGCTGGCGAATTTCCTGCTATCTCTCTGGTACGCGTTTTGGTATTGGGAAGGCATGCGCGTTCTTAAGGATGCATCGATGATCTTTAATACGTTCAATTTCAGCCGCATCCATTTTCTTTCACCGGTGATTTGGTATATTGCCTTTGCACTGGCTTTGGTGATCTTATTGAAGCATGTTAAATGGGGAAAATGGATCGTTGCCAGTTTGCTCATTTTGCAAATCATGGTCCTATTCCCGCTAAATGAAGAAACAAAATACAGCCGAATCGGGACACCCACTTTCGAAGGGTTCTATTCACAAGAGCTGTTTACAGAAATTAAACAATATATAGGCAAGGACCCAGAGGACTATCGCGTTGTCAGCATAGCGATGCATCCGACGATCGCACAATATAATGGATTGTATACATTGGATACGTACAATGTCACGTACCCTTTATCCTATAAACATCAATTTCGCCAGATCATCGCACCAGAACTTGCAAAGAACCAAACACTGGAAAGCTACTTTGATACATGGGGCGGAAGACTGTACATGTATGTAGCTGAGCTCGGGAAAGATTACATGTTCAGCAAAAACAGTGATGAAGTCATTGACCAGCTTGACATCAATACAGACCAGCTGCATGAGATGGGCGGTGATTATGTACTCTCAGCACTTCCGATAAGCAATCATCGGGAATTGGGACTCGTGTTTGAGCAGTCCTTCGAGAACGCATCCTCTCCTTGGAAAATTTATTTGTATCGAGTTGATGTCTAA
- the fabI gene encoding enoyl-ACP reductase FabI, with translation MEDLLQLKGKHIVIMGVANQRSIAWGVAKSLHKAGAKLIFTYRKERSFKKLEKLLNDTGIGAELVVPCDVNEDQSIQQAFEQIGEKLGVIHGLVHSVASAPTEDLKGDFIDTSRDGFAAAQDSSAYSLVAVTKAARPFMTEGGSILAMSYLGAERVVGGYNVMGVAKASLEASVKYLASEIGGDQIRVNAISAGAIRTISAKGVPSFNEILHQIEETSPLKRNVTQEDVGDMSVAMMSALSRGVTGEIVYVDSGYNILG, from the coding sequence ATGGAAGATTTATTGCAGTTAAAAGGAAAACATATTGTCATTATGGGCGTGGCCAATCAAAGAAGTATAGCTTGGGGTGTCGCTAAGTCTTTGCATAAAGCTGGAGCCAAACTAATTTTTACATACAGAAAAGAACGTTCGTTTAAAAAATTGGAAAAGCTGCTGAACGATACCGGGATCGGTGCCGAACTTGTGGTGCCTTGTGATGTGAATGAGGATCAAAGCATTCAGCAGGCTTTCGAACAGATAGGTGAGAAATTGGGTGTGATCCATGGTCTTGTCCATTCTGTTGCCTCAGCGCCGACGGAGGATTTAAAGGGTGACTTTATTGATACATCAAGGGATGGATTCGCGGCTGCACAGGACTCAAGCGCGTATTCACTTGTAGCTGTCACAAAAGCAGCCAGACCATTTATGACGGAAGGCGGTTCGATTCTGGCGATGAGTTATTTAGGAGCAGAACGTGTCGTAGGCGGATACAACGTGATGGGAGTGGCGAAAGCTTCGTTGGAAGCCTCTGTCAAGTATCTCGCATCTGAAATTGGCGGCGATCAGATTCGCGTTAATGCCATTTCAGCCGGGGCTATCAGGACGATTTCTGCCAAGGGCGTTCCTTCTTTTAATGAAATTCTTCATCAAATTGAAGAAACGTCGCCTTTAAAGCGCAATGTAACCCAAGAAGACGTTGGGGATATGAGTGTAGCGATGATGAGTGCCTTATCAAGAGGGGTAACTGGTGAAATCGTCTACGTGGATTCGGGCTACAATATCCTTGGCTGA